In Mercenaria mercenaria strain notata chromosome 15, MADL_Memer_1, whole genome shotgun sequence, a single genomic region encodes these proteins:
- the LOC123545997 gene encoding ral guanine nucleotide dissociation stimulator-like 1 codes for MSQRPGKNDSNRFSLFMCGGLNLDDKSSVASSSNLDSPVSPNAGLSHSSSTSSIQSYDSDNSTPFKSSDACVIKVSLETGATPKSHVYKSIMLHNTDHTNTVIQRILDKYDIKGKEKDYCLLQALPDGELMIPEKANVFYAMNNNGDYNFVLRTKKEQDALTQSKKRNRRRLKLPLS; via the exons ATGAGTCAACGACCTGGGAAGAACGACTCTAACAGATTTTCTCTGTTTATGTGCGGTGGCCTTAACTTGGATGACAAGTCCAGTGTAGCCAGTAGCTCTAACCTTGACTCACCAGTTTCGCCTAATGCAGGG TTGTCCCACTCATCATCTACCTCTTCTATACAATCATACGACAGCGACAACTCTACGCCATTCAAATCTTCTGATGCCTGTGTTATCAAAGTTTCCCTGGAAACTGGTGCTACACCAAAATCTCATGTTTATAAAAGTATCATG TTACATAACACAGACCATACAAACACAGTGATACAGAGAATCTTGGATAAATATGATATCAAGGGGAAGGAAAAGGATTACTGCTTGTTACAAGCTCTTCCTGATGGAG AGTTGATGATACCAGAGAAAGCCAATGTGTTTTATGCCATGAACAATAATGGAGATTATAATTTTGTGTTACGGACGAAAAAAGAACAAGATGCTCTTACACAGAGTAAGAAACGGAATAGACGTCGGCTCAAACTGCCATTATCATAG